From the Sphingomonas mesophila genome, one window contains:
- the tilS gene encoding tRNA lysidine(34) synthetase TilS, producing the protein MRPSTELTDRFAADLDALVEPETRLGIAVSGGPDSVALLLLAAAARPDRIEAATVDHRLRPESAGEARFVADLCRRLGVAHHILTVTVASGASLQAQARHARYRALNDWAIEQSLGAVATAHHADDQAETLLMRLARGAGLSGLAATRRKRLLDRDIWLVRPLLDWRRAELRAIVEAAGIEPIDDPANRDPRHDRARFRGLVERADWAEADRLASSARWLADAEEAIEWSVAGLAEARVREVGGGIEVEAGGLPRELQRRLLLVAFDRLGAVRPRGPQLERAMAALAGGRTVTLAGLKMSGGGTWRVSAAPPPR; encoded by the coding sequence TTGAGGCCTTCAACTGAACTGACCGACCGCTTCGCGGCGGACCTTGATGCGCTGGTCGAGCCCGAGACGCGGCTTGGGATCGCGGTGTCGGGCGGGCCGGACAGCGTCGCGCTGCTGCTGCTCGCCGCCGCCGCCCGGCCCGACCGAATCGAGGCGGCGACGGTCGATCATCGGCTTCGGCCGGAGAGCGCAGGCGAGGCGCGGTTCGTCGCCGACCTGTGCCGCCGGCTCGGCGTCGCGCACCATATCCTGACGGTGACGGTGGCCTCCGGCGCGAGCCTGCAGGCGCAGGCGCGCCATGCCCGCTACCGGGCGCTCAACGACTGGGCGATCGAGCAGTCGCTGGGCGCGGTGGCGACCGCCCACCATGCCGACGACCAGGCCGAGACGCTGCTGATGCGCCTCGCCCGCGGGGCGGGCCTGTCGGGACTCGCCGCGACCCGCCGCAAGCGATTGCTCGACCGCGACATCTGGCTAGTTCGGCCGCTGCTCGACTGGCGCCGGGCGGAGCTGCGCGCGATCGTCGAGGCGGCCGGGATCGAGCCGATCGACGACCCCGCTAACCGCGACCCGCGCCACGACCGCGCGCGCTTCCGCGGGCTGGTCGAGCGCGCCGACTGGGCAGAGGCAGACCGGCTGGCGTCGTCGGCGCGCTGGCTGGCGGATGCCGAGGAAGCGATCGAATGGTCGGTCGCCGGGCTGGCCGAGGCGCGGGTGCGCGAGGTCGGCGGAGGTATCGAAGTCGAAGCCGGCGGTCTGCCGCGCGAGCTCCAGCGGCGCTTGCTGCTGGTGGCGTTCGACCGGCTTGGCGCGGTGCGGCCGCGCGGACCGCAGCTCGAGCGGGCGATGGCGGCGCTGGCTGGCGGTCGGACGGTGACCTTGGCTGGGCTCAAGATGAGTGGCGGCGGAACGTGGCGCGTGTCCGCGGCGCCGCCGCCGCGCTAG
- a CDS encoding alpha-D-glucose phosphate-specific phosphoglucomutase, with protein MIRTVPTRPFEGQKPGTSGLRKKVRVFQQPNYTENFLQSIFDVAPPGAGAALVVGGDGRFHNRTVIQQALRIAAANGFARAIVGQGGILSTPAASHLIRKNGAAGGLIFSASHNPGGPDADFGIKYNVANGGPAPEAVTEAVYRRTLEIDRWLTIDAPDIELDRLGATRIGAMEVEVIDPVADYAELMESLFDFAAIRRWREAGGSFAFDAMNAVTGPYAHDIFERRLGFAPGTVRRGTPLEDFGGGHPDPNLTHAPELAALMMGPDAPDLGAASDGDGDRNLIIGRGLPINPSDSLAMIAANAHLAPAYRGGIAGIARSMPTSTAADQVARRLGIGMFETPTGWKFFGSLLDAGLVTVCGEESAGTGSDHVREKDGLWAVLMWLNILAARGQSVAEIARDHWATHGRNYYARHDYEALPVEAANALMAELEAACPALCGRSFGEFTVAGAAPYAYRDPVDGSESRGQGIVIPFTDGSRVIFRLSGTGTEGATLRAYLDRFEAPGGRLDAQVDEMLGPLAEIAEEVAGIARHTGRSAPDLIT; from the coding sequence ATGATCCGAACCGTCCCGACCCGCCCGTTCGAGGGCCAGAAGCCCGGCACCAGCGGCCTGCGCAAGAAGGTGCGCGTGTTCCAGCAGCCCAATTACACCGAAAATTTTCTGCAATCGATCTTCGACGTCGCCCCGCCCGGCGCGGGCGCGGCGCTGGTGGTCGGCGGCGACGGGCGCTTCCACAACCGCACCGTCATCCAGCAGGCTCTGCGCATCGCCGCCGCCAACGGCTTCGCCCGCGCCATCGTCGGCCAAGGCGGCATTCTCTCGACCCCCGCGGCGAGCCACCTGATTCGCAAGAACGGCGCGGCGGGCGGGCTGATCTTCTCGGCCAGCCACAATCCGGGCGGTCCCGACGCGGACTTCGGGATCAAGTACAATGTCGCCAACGGCGGCCCGGCGCCCGAAGCGGTGACCGAGGCGGTCTACCGGCGGACGCTCGAGATCGACCGCTGGTTGACGATCGACGCGCCCGATATTGAGCTAGATCGCCTAGGCGCCACGCGCATCGGCGCGATGGAGGTCGAGGTGATCGATCCGGTCGCGGACTATGCCGAGCTGATGGAAAGCCTGTTCGACTTCGCCGCCATCCGCCGCTGGCGCGAGGCTGGCGGAAGCTTCGCGTTCGACGCGATGAACGCCGTCACGGGCCCCTACGCCCACGATATTTTCGAGCGCCGCCTCGGTTTCGCGCCCGGCACCGTCCGCCGCGGCACCCCGCTCGAGGATTTTGGCGGCGGCCATCCCGACCCTAACCTTACCCACGCGCCCGAGCTGGCGGCGCTGATGATGGGGCCCGACGCCCCCGATCTCGGCGCGGCGAGCGACGGCGACGGCGACCGCAACCTCATCATCGGCCGCGGCCTTCCCATCAATCCGTCCGATTCGCTGGCGATGATCGCCGCCAACGCGCACCTCGCCCCGGCCTACCGCGGCGGCATCGCCGGGATTGCGCGTTCGATGCCGACCAGCACCGCCGCCGATCAGGTCGCGCGCCGCCTCGGTATCGGCATGTTCGAGACCCCGACCGGGTGGAAATTCTTCGGCAGTCTGCTCGACGCCGGGCTGGTAACAGTGTGCGGTGAGGAAAGCGCCGGCACCGGTTCGGACCATGTGCGCGAAAAGGACGGGCTGTGGGCGGTGTTGATGTGGCTCAACATCCTCGCCGCACGCGGCCAGTCGGTCGCCGAGATCGCGCGCGACCATTGGGCGACTCACGGCCGCAATTATTACGCGCGCCACGATTACGAGGCGCTGCCGGTGGAAGCCGCCAACGCATTGATGGCCGAGCTCGAGGCTGCCTGTCCGGCGCTATGCGGCCGAAGCTTCGGCGAATTCACCGTCGCCGGCGCCGCGCCCTACGCCTACCGCGACCCGGTCGACGGCTCGGAGAGCCGCGGACAGGGCATCGTCATCCCCTTCACCGACGGCTCGCGCGTGATTTTCCGCCTGTCGGGCACCGGCACCGAGGGCGCCACCTTGCGCGCCTATCTCGACCGCTTCGAAGCGCCGGGCGGCCGGCTCGACGCGCAAGTCGACGAGATGCTTGGCCCGCTTGCCGAAATCGCCGAGGAGGTCGCCGGGATCGCGCGCCACACCGGCCGCTCGGCGCCGGATCTGATCACCTAG
- the ftsH gene encoding ATP-dependent zinc metalloprotease FtsH, which translates to MNEKKPANPWTKSLLIWMAILLGIVLFFQSFGGAREPAGAAMTYSEFVNQVNEGNVQSVIVSRATNGDASISGRLDDGKTFKTMAPADAQVTPLLVEKGVAVQVKAEEGASIWMLLLYNSLPFILMIGIAIFIMRQMQKNAGGGAMGFGKSRARMLTQKEGKVTFQDVAGIDEAREELQEIVEYLKDPGKFARLGGKIPKGALLVGSPGTGKTLLARAIAGEAGVPFFTISGSDFVEMFVGVGASRVRDMFEQAKKSAPCIVFIDEIDAVGRHRGAGLGNGNDEREQTLNQLLVEMDGFEANEGIIIIAATNRPDVLDPALLRPGRFDRQVVVPRPDIEGREQILQVHMKKVPLAPDVDPRTIARGTPGFSGADLANLVNEAALLAARKGKRLVAMSEFEEAKDKVMMGTERRSMVMTEDEKKMTAYHEAGHAVVALHEPASDPIHKATIIPRGRALGMVMRLPERDNYSYHRDKMYANLAVAMGGRVAEEVVFGYDKVSSGASSDISYATGLARDMVTRWGMSDELGPLQYAEADEEVFLGYSVNRQKNMSNETAQAIDKEIRRIVESGYDRAKSVLETHRDELEKLAQALLEYETLSGDEIKTILAGGSIDRGGSSAPVIPTAGNSIPKAKRPGRGIGGAAPAAG; encoded by the coding sequence ATGAACGAGAAAAAGCCGGCCAATCCGTGGACCAAGTCGCTGCTGATCTGGATGGCGATCCTGCTCGGCATCGTCCTGTTCTTCCAGTCGTTCGGCGGGGCGCGCGAGCCGGCCGGGGCGGCGATGACCTATTCGGAGTTCGTCAACCAGGTCAACGAAGGCAATGTCCAGAGTGTCATCGTGTCGCGCGCGACCAACGGCGACGCCTCGATCAGCGGCCGGCTCGACGACGGCAAGACGTTCAAGACGATGGCCCCGGCCGATGCGCAGGTCACCCCGCTGCTGGTCGAGAAGGGCGTCGCGGTCCAGGTCAAGGCCGAGGAAGGCGCCAGCATCTGGATGCTGCTGCTCTACAATTCACTGCCGTTCATCCTGATGATCGGCATCGCCATCTTCATCATGCGCCAGATGCAGAAGAATGCCGGCGGCGGCGCAATGGGGTTCGGCAAGAGCCGGGCGCGGATGCTCACCCAGAAGGAAGGCAAGGTCACCTTCCAGGACGTCGCCGGGATCGACGAGGCGCGCGAGGAACTCCAGGAGATCGTCGAATATCTGAAGGACCCGGGCAAGTTCGCGCGGCTCGGCGGCAAGATCCCCAAGGGCGCGCTGCTGGTCGGCAGCCCCGGTACCGGCAAGACGCTGCTGGCCCGTGCCATCGCCGGTGAGGCGGGCGTCCCGTTCTTCACCATCTCCGGTTCGGACTTCGTCGAGATGTTCGTCGGGGTCGGCGCGAGCCGCGTGCGCGACATGTTCGAGCAGGCCAAGAAATCGGCGCCGTGCATCGTGTTCATCGACGAGATCGACGCCGTCGGCCGCCATCGCGGCGCGGGCCTCGGCAACGGCAATGACGAGCGCGAGCAGACGCTCAACCAGCTGCTGGTCGAGATGGACGGCTTCGAGGCCAATGAGGGCATCATCATCATCGCCGCCACCAACCGGCCCGACGTGCTCGATCCGGCGCTGCTTCGCCCCGGCCGGTTCGACCGCCAGGTGGTCGTTCCGCGCCCCGACATCGAGGGCCGCGAGCAAATCCTCCAGGTGCATATGAAGAAGGTGCCGCTGGCGCCCGACGTCGACCCGCGCACCATCGCCCGCGGAACTCCGGGCTTCTCCGGCGCGGACCTCGCCAACCTCGTCAACGAGGCGGCACTGCTCGCCGCGCGCAAGGGCAAAAGGCTGGTCGCGATGAGCGAGTTCGAGGAAGCCAAGGACAAGGTCATGATGGGCACCGAGCGGCGCTCGATGGTGATGACCGAGGACGAGAAGAAGATGACCGCCTATCACGAGGCGGGACATGCCGTGGTCGCGCTGCACGAGCCGGCCAGCGACCCGATCCACAAGGCGACGATCATCCCGCGCGGCCGCGCGCTGGGCATGGTCATGCGCCTGCCCGAGCGCGACAATTATTCCTATCACCGCGACAAAATGTACGCGAACCTCGCCGTCGCGATGGGCGGCCGGGTCGCCGAGGAAGTGGTGTTCGGCTACGACAAGGTCAGCTCCGGCGCGTCGAGCGACATCAGCTACGCGACCGGCCTGGCGCGCGACATGGTGACCCGCTGGGGCATGTCCGACGAGCTTGGGCCGCTGCAATATGCCGAGGCCGACGAGGAAGTGTTCCTGGGCTATTCGGTCAATCGCCAGAAGAACATGTCGAACGAGACCGCGCAGGCGATCGACAAGGAAATCCGGCGCATCGTCGAAAGCGGATACGACCGCGCCAAGAGCGTGCTCGAGACCCATCGCGACGAGCTCGAAAAGCTGGCCCAGGCGCTGCTCGAATATGAGACGCTGAGCGGCGACGAGATCAAGACGATCCTCGCCGGCGGCTCGATCGACCGCGGCGGAAGCTCGGCCCCGGTGATCCCGACCGCGGGCAATTCGATCCCCAAGGCCAAGCGTCCCGGCCGCGGCATCGGCGGAGCAGCGCCCGCGGCGGGCTAG
- a CDS encoding DUF3667 domain-containing protein, producing the protein MTGLEGVGEAVTGAMAGRAVEPYHGEQRDDGHFHERDCLNCGTPLTGAYCHRCGQKAHLHRNLRSLVSDFVQGLFNFEGKIWRTLPMLVWRPGEMTRRYIQGERARFVSPVAIYLFTVFLMFAVLNSTGTLSPNVEGAVRSNIETALNDEQRKLDWLERQRRRAVAEGRSTAAIDRNIANRREDIADLSRVRTTGAVEFDPGDGEVPALLRPVIEKAQRDPQGFVRNIQDAASKFSWLLIPLSVPFLWLLFPFYRRFKLYDHTVFVTYSLSFMMMLVVAGGLLVLAGRPGWTGLLAFVPPIHMYRQLKGAYQLRWWSALLRTIALTIFAFVAAVLFSLVTLAIGAMN; encoded by the coding sequence ATGACAGGACTTGAAGGGGTAGGAGAGGCGGTCACCGGCGCGATGGCCGGGCGCGCGGTCGAGCCCTATCACGGCGAGCAGCGCGACGACGGCCATTTCCACGAGCGCGACTGCCTCAATTGCGGGACCCCGCTGACCGGCGCTTATTGTCACCGGTGCGGCCAAAAGGCGCATCTCCACCGCAATCTGCGCTCGCTGGTCTCCGACTTCGTCCAGGGGCTGTTCAACTTCGAAGGCAAGATCTGGCGCACCCTGCCGATGCTCGTCTGGCGCCCGGGCGAGATGACCCGCCGCTACATCCAGGGCGAGCGCGCGCGCTTCGTATCGCCGGTCGCGATTTATTTGTTCACCGTGTTCCTGATGTTCGCCGTGCTCAATTCGACCGGCACCTTGTCGCCCAACGTCGAGGGCGCGGTGCGCTCCAACATCGAAACCGCGCTCAACGACGAGCAGCGCAAGCTCGACTGGCTCGAGCGACAGCGCCGCAGGGCGGTTGCCGAAGGCCGCAGCACCGCCGCGATCGACCGCAACATCGCCAACCGCCGGGAGGACATCGCCGACCTCAGCCGCGTTCGCACGACCGGCGCGGTCGAATTCGATCCCGGCGATGGCGAGGTGCCCGCGCTCCTGCGCCCGGTCATCGAAAAGGCGCAGCGCGACCCGCAAGGGTTCGTCAGGAACATCCAGGATGCCGCGTCCAAATTCAGCTGGCTGCTGATCCCGTTGAGCGTGCCGTTCCTGTGGCTGCTGTTCCCCTTCTACCGCCGCTTCAAACTCTACGACCACACGGTGTTCGTCACCTACTCGCTGTCGTTCATGATGATGCTGGTCGTCGCCGGCGGACTGCTGGTGCTGGCCGGCCGGCCCGGCTGGACCGGCCTGCTCGCCTTCGTCCCGCCGATCCACATGTACCGGCAGTTGAAGGGCGCCTATCAATTGCGTTGGTGGAGCGCGCTTCTGCGGACCATCGCACTCACCATCTTCGCCTTCGTCGCGGCGGTGCTGTTCTCGCTAGTCACGCTGGCGATCGGAGCGATGAACTAG
- a CDS encoding nicotinate-nucleotide adenylyltransferase: MARIGLLGGSFNPAHVGHRRVSLAALDALGLDEVWWLVSPGNPLKAAAGMAPYEARLRSARAMTRRSPIRVSDFERRAGTRYTVDTLAALGKAYPQHRFIWLMGEDSVAQFHQWKDWRRLARQVPIAVISRPGYDDDARAARAMGWLRWFVRPAAMARNWTAWSAPAITFLRLPPDPTSATALRARNPDWHRRLNGRARRPRIS; this comes from the coding sequence ATGGCGCGCATCGGGCTTCTCGGCGGATCGTTCAATCCGGCCCATGTTGGGCACCGGCGGGTCAGCCTGGCGGCGCTCGACGCGCTCGGGCTCGACGAGGTGTGGTGGCTGGTCTCGCCCGGCAATCCGCTCAAGGCGGCGGCGGGCATGGCGCCCTATGAGGCGCGGCTTCGTTCAGCCCGGGCAATGACGAGGCGAAGCCCGATCCGGGTCAGCGATTTCGAGCGCCGGGCGGGCACGCGCTACACCGTTGACACCCTCGCCGCGCTGGGGAAGGCCTACCCCCAGCACCGCTTCATCTGGCTGATGGGCGAGGACAGTGTGGCCCAATTCCATCAGTGGAAGGACTGGCGGAGGCTGGCGCGACAGGTGCCGATTGCCGTCATTTCCCGCCCGGGCTATGATGACGATGCCCGCGCGGCGCGCGCGATGGGCTGGCTGCGGTGGTTCGTCCGCCCCGCGGCCATGGCTCGCAACTGGACGGCGTGGAGTGCACCGGCGATCACCTTCCTTCGCCTGCCGCCCGACCCGACCTCGGCCACCGCCTTGCGCGCCCGCAATCCCGATTGGCATCGCCGCCTCAACGGCCGCGCCCGCCGACCCCGCATTTCCTAA
- the rsfS gene encoding ribosome silencing factor produces the protein MQSLDDDQALEIVTIPLAGKSSIADHMVIASGRSSRQVASMAGKIADKIKQQFGKIARVEGLPTADWVLIDADDVIVHLFRPEVRTFYNLERMWAFGDEEPKAAGSSA, from the coding sequence ATGCAATCGCTTGACGACGACCAGGCGCTGGAAATCGTCACCATTCCGCTCGCCGGCAAGTCGTCGATCGCCGATCATATGGTGATCGCCTCGGGCCGCTCGTCGCGCCAGGTGGCGTCGATGGCCGGCAAGATCGCCGACAAGATCAAGCAACAGTTCGGCAAGATCGCGCGGGTCGAGGGCTTGCCGACCGCCGACTGGGTGCTGATCGACGCCGACGACGTCATCGTCCACCTGTTCCGCCCCGAAGTGCGCACCTTCTACAATCTCGAGCGGATGTGGGCGTTCGGCGACGAGGAGCCCAAGGCGGCCGGAAGCAGCGCCTGA
- a CDS encoding 23S rRNA (pseudouridine(1915)-N(3))-methyltransferase RlmH — MLLHLIARGKIGRSPEGELVERYIKRIAWPTRVTELPEQGGTIPAPLGNAVSVVLDERGEALGSVALARRLEGWRDGGRREARFLIGAADGHPANTRAEADLLLSFGPATWPHLLVRAMLAEQLFRATAILANHPYHRDG, encoded by the coding sequence TTGCTGCTGCACCTCATCGCCCGCGGCAAGATCGGCCGGTCGCCCGAGGGCGAACTGGTCGAGCGCTACATCAAGCGCATCGCCTGGCCGACCCGGGTGACCGAACTGCCCGAGCAGGGCGGGACCATCCCCGCACCGCTCGGCAATGCGGTCAGTGTCGTGCTCGACGAGCGCGGCGAGGCCCTGGGCTCGGTTGCGCTGGCGAGGCGGCTCGAGGGGTGGCGCGACGGCGGGCGGCGCGAGGCGCGGTTCCTGATCGGCGCGGCCGATGGGCATCCAGCCAATACTCGCGCAGAAGCCGACCTGCTGCTTTCCTTCGGCCCGGCGACCTGGCCGCACCTGCTGGTGCGGGCGATGCTCGCCGAGCAACTGTTCCGGGCCACCGCGATCCTCGCCAACCATCCCTATCATCGCGATGGCTAG
- a CDS encoding murein hydrolase activator EnvC family protein has translation MARRLFLAAVLGLAAGSSVAASPVAVLQAEYRAAEAETRRLEAAAARAGGEAARLALERQAAAAAIGAAEARISVAAGQLADRRRAVAAAQARLAERQRPLAALVAGLIQLERRPPLLAIADRGSVEELMRTRTLLAAALPEVRRRSAAVAAELRSARALAAAAARGEQQLQSARAELRKRQQRFAELEQAALTRAQSLGGAALEAGDSAIVAGIGAESAASEGARAAQSRRIAARLAQLPPAPARPVPPEGTAPAAMLPYALPASAAVSEGEGAIGDTGVRARGIRLETRRGTPLVMPADGTIAFSGPFRRHDGVVILDHGGGWMTMLVGARAEASRGTRLKQGAPLGVALGPVALELSRNGRHISPALAAQRSRSLSIQPRRR, from the coding sequence ATGGCTAGGCGACTGTTCCTCGCGGCAGTGCTCGGTCTGGCGGCCGGGTCGAGCGTGGCGGCGTCGCCGGTGGCGGTGCTGCAGGCCGAATATCGCGCCGCCGAGGCGGAGACCCGGCGACTTGAGGCGGCTGCGGCCAGGGCCGGCGGCGAGGCGGCGCGGCTGGCGCTCGAGCGGCAGGCGGCAGCTGCGGCGATCGGCGCAGCGGAGGCGCGAATCAGCGTTGCCGCTGGGCAATTGGCCGATCGGCGCAGGGCGGTTGCTGCGGCCCAGGCCCGCCTTGCCGAGCGCCAGCGCCCGCTTGCAGCGCTCGTCGCCGGACTGATCCAGCTCGAGCGCCGCCCCCCGTTGCTCGCCATCGCCGACCGCGGCTCGGTCGAGGAATTGATGCGTACCCGCACCCTGCTCGCCGCCGCTTTGCCGGAAGTGCGCCGGCGCAGCGCGGCGGTGGCGGCCGAGCTTCGATCGGCGCGGGCGCTGGCCGCGGCGGCGGCACGCGGCGAGCAGCAATTGCAATCGGCGCGGGCCGAGCTTCGCAAACGCCAGCAGCGCTTCGCAGAGCTCGAACAGGCGGCGCTGACGCGTGCGCAGAGCCTCGGCGGAGCGGCGCTCGAGGCGGGGGACTCGGCGATCGTGGCCGGGATTGGGGCCGAGTCGGCGGCCAGCGAAGGCGCCCGGGCGGCGCAGTCGCGGCGGATCGCGGCGCGGCTCGCCCAACTCCCGCCGGCGCCGGCGCGTCCCGTGCCTCCCGAAGGTACGGCACCGGCGGCGATGCTGCCCTACGCCCTTCCCGCCTCGGCCGCGGTCAGCGAGGGCGAGGGGGCGATCGGCGACACCGGCGTGCGCGCCCGCGGCATCCGGCTCGAGACCAGGCGCGGCACGCCGCTCGTCATGCCGGCCGACGGGACGATCGCGTTCAGCGGCCCGTTCCGCCGTCACGACGGGGTCGTGATCCTCGATCACGGCGGCGGCTGGATGACGATGCTGGTCGGCGCCCGCGCCGAGGCGTCGCGCGGAACCCGGCTCAAGCAGGGTGCGCCGCTCGGCGTTGCGCTCGGGCCGGTGGCGCTCGAACTGTCCCGCAATGGGCGCCACATCTCTCCCGCGCTCGCCGCGCAGCGCAGCCGGTCACTGTCCATTCAGCCGCGGCGGCGCTAG
- a CDS encoding S41 family peptidase, giving the protein MKTLARLVPPLALVGALTMIPLTTSTLAASEADTMKELDTFMDVFNQVRASYVDPVDDHVLIKGAIDGMLAALDPHSSYVEGSDYNQLRTTTDGNYGGLGLSVTMEDGAVKVITPTEDTPADRAGIKAGDYITHLDGQLLYGLDLDEAVEKMRGAPGSRTTVTIVRPGRDKPFDVPLVRAKIELRPVKWEVKDGIGIININTFSGNTGAAVESALTSIDKATGGKPLGYVVDLRSNPGGLLNEAVRVSDAFLDRGEIVSERGRDKRDMQSWSAKPGDMAHGLPVIVLVDVGSASAAEIVAGALQDHRRAVVMGERSFGKGSVQGVSEIGQGKALRLTIARYYTPSGKSVQAGGIDPDILVPQLSDPDYKERKVVREADLRRHLVSQESVKDEILEKDGSPDPRFTATAAELKKKGVEDFQLDYALKTLKRLSLAASGVPAPAKSR; this is encoded by the coding sequence ATGAAGACTCTCGCCCGGCTCGTCCCGCCGCTCGCCCTCGTCGGCGCGCTGACGATGATCCCGCTGACCACCAGCACGCTGGCGGCGTCCGAAGCCGACACGATGAAGGAACTCGACACCTTCATGGACGTGTTCAACCAGGTCCGCGCGTCCTACGTCGACCCGGTCGACGATCATGTGCTGATCAAGGGCGCGATCGATGGCATGCTTGCCGCGCTCGACCCGCACAGCTCCTATGTCGAGGGCAGCGACTATAACCAGCTGCGGACCACCACCGACGGCAATTACGGCGGACTCGGCCTGTCGGTCACGATGGAGGACGGGGCGGTCAAGGTGATCACCCCGACCGAAGACACGCCCGCCGACCGCGCGGGAATCAAGGCCGGCGACTATATCACTCACCTCGATGGGCAATTGCTCTACGGTCTCGACCTCGACGAGGCGGTCGAGAAGATGCGCGGCGCGCCCGGGTCGCGCACCACGGTGACGATCGTCCGCCCCGGCCGCGACAAGCCGTTCGACGTGCCGTTGGTGCGCGCCAAGATCGAGCTCCGCCCGGTCAAGTGGGAGGTCAAGGACGGCATCGGCATCATCAACATCAACACCTTCAGCGGCAACACCGGCGCGGCGGTCGAATCGGCGCTGACCTCGATCGACAAGGCGACCGGCGGCAAGCCCTTGGGCTATGTCGTCGACCTGCGCTCCAACCCCGGCGGCCTGCTCAACGAGGCGGTGCGGGTCAGCGACGCGTTCCTCGATCGCGGCGAGATCGTCTCCGAGCGCGGCCGCGACAAGCGCGACATGCAAAGCTGGAGCGCCAAGCCGGGCGACATGGCGCATGGCCTGCCGGTGATCGTGCTGGTCGACGTCGGCTCGGCCTCGGCGGCGGAAATCGTCGCTGGAGCGCTCCAGGATCATCGCCGAGCGGTGGTGATGGGCGAGCGCAGCTTCGGCAAGGGCTCGGTCCAGGGCGTTAGCGAGATCGGCCAGGGCAAGGCGCTGCGCCTCACCATCGCGCGCTACTACACCCCCTCGGGCAAGTCGGTTCAGGCCGGCGGGATCGATCCCGACATCCTCGTCCCGCAGCTGAGCGATCCGGACTACAAGGAGCGCAAGGTGGTGCGCGAGGCCGACTTGCGCCGCCATCTGGTGAGCCAGGAATCGGTCAAGGACGAGATCCTGGAGAAGGACGGCAGCCCCGATCCGCGCTTCACCGCCACCGCCGCCGAGCTCAAGAAGAAGGGCGTCGAGGACTTCCAGCTCGACTATGCGCTGAAGACCTTGAAGCGCCTGTCGCTTGCGGCGAGCGGCGTTCCGGCCCCTGCCAAGTCGCGCTGA
- a CDS encoding disulfide bond formation protein B: protein MATASLERPAARAPAATARLLALLVPSALLGGALLSQYVGGLHPCEMCHWQRWPHYAAIPLALAAFLYPVGTRGANVLTALAAVAVAVSGAIGVFHAGVEYGWWEGLTTCSSAGAAMSLDDLFNVPLVRCDEVQWSLLGISMAGYNAIFSLGGAALILFLLGRRPA from the coding sequence ATGGCGACGGCGAGCCTCGAGCGGCCGGCGGCGCGGGCTCCCGCCGCGACGGCGCGGCTGCTGGCGCTGCTCGTCCCCTCCGCGCTGCTCGGCGGCGCCTTGCTGTCGCAATATGTCGGCGGGCTTCACCCGTGCGAGATGTGCCACTGGCAACGCTGGCCGCATTATGCCGCCATCCCGCTCGCGCTCGCCGCCTTCCTGTATCCGGTCGGCACGCGCGGCGCGAATGTGCTGACCGCTTTGGCCGCCGTGGCGGTCGCGGTGTCGGGTGCGATCGGCGTGTTCCATGCCGGGGTCGAATATGGCTGGTGGGAAGGGCTGACGACGTGCAGTTCGGCCGGCGCCGCGATGAGCCTCGATGACCTGTTCAACGTGCCACTGGTGCGCTGCGACGAGGTGCAATGGTCGCTGCTCGGGATTTCGATGGCCGGCTATAATGCGATCTTCTCGCTCGGCGGAGCGGCGCTGATCCTTTTCCTTCTCGGCCGGCGGCCGGCATGA
- a CDS encoding demethoxyubiquinone hydroxylase family protein encodes MSWKPGDRPPDAASMIRVDQAGEYGATRIYAGQMAVLRGKSPAAHEIARMASQEQAHLDRFDQLMAERGVRPTALQPLWNIAGFALGAATALISEEAAMACTDAVETEIDRHYADQLRELGDSDPELSADILRFQAEELEHRDTARAHGSANAPAYPVLTAAIRAGCRVAIGLSKRI; translated from the coding sequence ATGAGCTGGAAACCCGGCGACCGGCCGCCCGACGCCGCTTCGATGATCCGAGTCGACCAGGCCGGCGAATATGGCGCGACTCGGATCTACGCCGGGCAAATGGCGGTGCTTCGCGGCAAGTCGCCGGCGGCGCACGAGATCGCGCGGATGGCGAGCCAGGAGCAGGCGCATCTCGACCGCTTCGACCAGCTGATGGCCGAGCGGGGCGTGCGCCCGACCGCGCTGCAGCCGCTGTGGAACATCGCCGGCTTCGCGCTCGGAGCGGCGACCGCGCTTATCTCCGAGGAAGCGGCGATGGCCTGCACCGACGCGGTCGAGACCGAGATCGATCGCCATTATGCCGACCAGTTGCGCGAGCTCGGCGACAGCGACCCCGAGCTGTCGGCCGACATCTTGCGTTTCCAGGCCGAAGAGCTGGAGCATCGCGACACCGCGCGCGCGCACGGCTCGGCCAATGCCCCCGCCTACCCCGTTCTGACAGCAGCGATTCGCGCCGGATGCCGGGTCGCGATCGGCCTGTCGAAGCGGATTTGA